The following are from one region of the Trichoplusia ni isolate ovarian cell line Hi5 chromosome 1, tn1, whole genome shotgun sequence genome:
- the LOC113495885 gene encoding gamma-aminobutyric acid receptor-associated protein, with protein sequence MKFQYKEEHSFEKRKTEGEKIRRKYPDRVPVIVEKAPKARLGDLDKKKYLVPSDLTVGQFYFLIRKRIHLRPEDALFFFVNNVIPPTSATMGSLYQEHHDEDFFLYIAFSDENVYGY encoded by the coding sequence ATGAAATTCCAATATAAAGAAGAACATTCTTTTGAAAAGAGAAAGACCGAAGGCGAAAAAATACGCAGGAAGTATCCTGATCGCGTTCCGGTAATTGTTGAGAAAGCCCCGAAGGCTAGACTCGGAGACCTCGATAAGAAGAAATATCTGGTACCATCCGATTTAACAGTTGGACAATTTTACTTCCTGATCAGAAAACGCATTCACCTACGGCCAGAAGACGCATTGTTCTTTTTCGTTAACAATGTCATTCCTCCGACATCTGCCACAATGGGGTCTCTATACCAAGAACATCATGACGAAGACTTCTTTCTGTATATAGCATTCTCTGATGAAAATGTTTATGGATATTAA